The window TTCCCTGCTAGGAACTCTGCTGAGCTCCAATCCAGCTCCAGCCCTTCTGGAGGGTTCCCCAGAGTTTCTGAAGTCTGCCTTGCACTCTCAACCCCAAACTAGTTAGAAGAGCCTCAAACACTTCCCATTGCCATTGAACATTGTTTTTGAAAAAGTCCCACTTCTTTTAGCCATGATCTCATTGGTTTTCACAGCAACCCAGGGATCTGCCAGAGGAGGGGTGAGAACCAGCCAGGCCCGAGGCCAGCACCCTCACCCACCACATACAGGCTGTATGATCCTGGGCATGTGACCTGACCacccagagcctcagtttcctcatttgtgaaatggggataatgctAGTACCTCTATCCTAGAGCGGCCAAAAGGATTAAGAGAGGATTCCTAGGTAGAGCAGGTGCCTGGTACACAGGAGGGAATCTTcctcatagctcagatggtaaacaatctgcctgcaatgcaggagacccgggttcgattcctgggtcaggaagatcccctggagaaggaaatggcaacccactccagtattcttgcctggagaatcgcatggacagaggagcctggtgggctacggtccatggagtctcaagagtcagacacgccttagagactaaaccaccacctggtACAGAGGAAGCACTCGAGAAGTTTTAGCTAGACAGAGGACTAGACCCTGCAGGCCTTGACTTCCGAGGTGGACATGCAGTTTCTGCTCTGGGGCAGGGGCAACCTGAGACTCAAGTCAGCCAAGGACTCACCCACCTCCTGTGCTCTCCTGCCaggtgctgccatgaacatgacTGCTGCTACGGTTACCTGGAACCCCAGAACTGTGACTACAAATACGACCACTACGACTACACCTTTTTCCAGGGGAAAGTCCAGTGTTGTGAGTGCCTGGGCCTCAGGGTTGGAGTAGGAGGCTGAGCAAAGGAGTTATCGCACGCATTGCTTTCGTATGATGTGTGACAAAGCACAAGCTGCTCAGCCTCTCTGTTTTTCTCGTACGTCCAGTGGCAATAACTGGGCTGTGAAGGAGAGGCAGCAATAGGGGAGGAGTATGGAGAGGTCCCATAGGGACTTTGACCCCTTTAGGATCTGGAAGGCTGCCAGACCTCAGCTTAGATCCCAGACCCACCactgaccagctgtgtgaccttgaacactttgcttaacttctctgaacctcaggatCCTCCTCTGGAAACTCAGGATAACAGCATTCTGCTCCATAAAGttaattcaaaaactaaaatagGAGGAGACATAAGGTGCCCTGCAGATGCATGCTTGAATAATCACTCAGGCTaccaaggttcagttcagttcagtcgctcagttgtgtccgcctctttgtgaccccgtgaaccgcagcacacctggcctccctgtccatcaccaacttccggaatttactcaaactcaagtccattgagtcggtgatgccatccaaccatctcatcctctgtcatccccttctcctcctgccttcaatctttcccagcatcagggtcttttcaatgagtcagttcttcacatcaggtggccacagtttggagtttcagcttcagcgtcagtccttccaatgaatattcaggactgatttcctttaggatggactggttggatctccttgcagtccaagggactctcaagagtcttctccaacaccacagttcaaaagcatcaagtcttctgtgctcagctttctttatagtccaactctcacatccatacatgaccactggaaaaactgtagccttgactagacagacctttgttggcaaagtaatgtctctggttttcaatatgttgtctaagttggttataacttttattccaagaattaagcatcttttaatttcatgactgcaatcaccatctgcagtgattttggagcccagaaaaattaagtcagccactgtaaacacatctatttcccatgaagtgatgggactggatgcatgattttagttttctgaatgctgagctttaagcaaactttttcactctcctctttcaccttcatcaagaggctctttagttctccttcactttctgccataagggtggtaccatctgcatatctgaggttattgataattctcccggcaatcttgattccagcttgtgcttcctccctcccagcgtttctcatgatgtactctgcatagaagttaaataagcagggtgacaatatacagccttgacatactccttttcctatttggaaccagtctattgttcatgtccagttctaactcttgcttcctgacctgcatataggtttctcaagaggcaggtcaggtggtgtggcattccaatctctttcagaatttccacagttcaTTATCATCCACGCAATCAAAgtctttgtcatagtcaataaagcagaaatagatatttttgtggaactctcttgcttttttgatgatccagcagatgttggcaatttgatcgctggttcctctgccttttcaaaaaccagcttgaacatctggaagttcacggttcatgtattgctgaagcctagcttggagaattttgagcattactttactagcatgtgagatgagtgcaattgtgaggtagtttgagcattcattggcattgcctttgtttgggattggaatgaaaacggaccttttccagtcctgaggccactgctgtgtttcccaaatttgctggtatattgagggaagcactttcacagcatcatctttcagaatttgaaatagctcaagtctatttccatcacctccactagctttgttcatagtgatgcttcctaaggcccatttgacctcacattcccggatgtctggctctaggtgagtgatcacaccactgtgattatctgggtcgtgaacatcttttttgtacagttcttctgtgtattcttgccacctcttcttaatatcttttgcttcttttaggtccctaccatttctgtcctttattgagcccatgtttgcatgaaagtttcccttggtatctctaattttcttgaagagatctctagtctttctcattctattgttttcctctatttctttgtgttgattgctgaggaaggctttcttatctctccttgctgttctttagaactctgcattcaaatgggtatatctttccttttcttgccggggtccagcccaggCTGGATCCAGGGATTACCTCGGGAGGACAGCGTTGGCAAAAAGGATAGAAGtagagaaagagataaggaaagaattttgcagttaagaaaatagaggagagaaaagaggctgatattccttggtttacacagaaagccaataaagccccagcacgggacttgctctgttcatgtaggctgcaggcgccctctcgaatcgcAGacggtgccccaccttaggcaccttctcgagtgggtcttagaagcacAGTAAGGAAAATGAACGTAGAGGGCCCCTGCGctccaaggaatatcagcctgaaaaggaaaaggaaagagaatgaatgacatggggagaccaagcttcggtgagcaaggcccacactttatttcccaaagtagtttttataccttaagttgtgcatagaggataatgggggaggggggggcggtgggtagagtcatgcaaggtcagcagtccttgatccttatccaagccaggctttctttctgaaaacttatcatatgcaaaagctttaggtgatttacatcatcttctggccaggaggcctgttaacattttatgaccctttcttcagaaaatttatttttctctaaaggtgattattctaaagtcaggcaccaccctctgaaagcattagataaagttgtattcctatagggcaaaagtgtggtgggctataacaagaaaagaattaactcaagggtccaaggttacaaacattaaagctattaCTTACATAtctatacaccaactatattaatcaatacactcccagggacacagtaggtaagggatatggaaacttggcagcaagcattagctcaacaaagaaatcctctactagttctattctaacaatcttaactctctgagaagctctgcattctTAGactatcttaagcttcccgtgcctctcgtggttgggaggctgtgaacaatcacatgtgtagCTGCAGCAGTcggaacaaacctgtcaggcaagctggaaagtcatcagaggggtttgaattgaaacactcctattatgcccaggagaatTATTAACTAGAGTTCTAAgttaattttcttcagagaaaggtggttggggatagccccccattaatgtcagaagagttggtgtaagtcgtgaaatagtaaaacagacagattctggttttggggtagatgctcaggtgGACTggagcagggggcggggggaggggggccttGAGCTCTGACTCGCCTTTGATGGGCACATCAAAGTTGTcccgcatgaccttgtcatgggtggggactcccgtgctggctcccggcattttctcctttgctttttgcttcccttctttcatagctatttgtaaggcctcctcagacagccattttgcttttttttgcatttctttttcttggggatgctcttcattcctgcctcctgtacagtgtcacgaatctccatccatagttcttcaggcactttgtctatcagatctagtcccttaaatctatttctcacttacactgtacagccataagggatttgattaaggtaatacctgaatggtctagtggttttctccactttcttcaatttcagtctgaatttggcaataaggagttcatgatctgagccacagtcagcccccagtcttgtttttgctgactgtatagagcttctccatctttggctgcaaagaatataatcaatctgattttggtgttgaccatctggtgatgtccatgtgtaaagtcttctcttgtgttgttggaagagggttttgctgtgaccagtgtgttctcttggcagaactctattagcctttgccctgcttcattctgtactccaaggccaaatttgcctgttactccaggtgtttcttgacttcctacttttgcgttccaatccctttaatgaaaaggacatcttttttcagtgttagttctagaaggtcttgtaggtcttcatagaaccattcaacttcagcttcttcagcattactggttggggcatggacttggattaccgtgatattgaatggtttcccttagaaacaaagagagatcattctgtcattttagagattgcatccaagtactgcatttcagactcttttgttgactatgatggctactccatttcttctaagggattcctgcccacagtagtagacataattgtcatctgagttaaattcacccattccagtccattttagttcgctgattcctagaatgtcgatgttcactcttgccatctcctgtttgaccacttccaatttgccttgattcatggacctaacattccaggttcctatgcaatattgctctttacagcatcaaatcttgcttctatcaccagtcccatccacaaatgggtgttgttttggctttggctccatcccttcattctttctggagttatttctccattgatctccagtagcatattgggcacctactgacctggggagatcATCTTTCGGtgtcctatccttttgccttttcatactgttcatggggttctcaaggcaagattactgaagtggttttccatttccttctccagggaccacattctgtcagacctctgcaccatgacctgtccatcttgggtggccccacacggcatggcttagtttcattgagttaccaAGGTTACTGCTCATTTTTTCATCTTCGTGGGTTCTTAGAGCAGCCCAGATAGGAGGCAGCACCACCCTGGTGATCattttcttgttgctgttgttggtcactaagtcacatcttactcttcgcaaccccaatGAAGTGTGACCAGcccatctcctctgtccatgggaattgccaggcaaaaatactggagtgtgttgccatttccttcctcggaggattttcctgacccagtacTTGAACCCAAGTGTCCTGCTCGGCAGGCaaattctgagccacctgggaagccctgatctcCATTTTACTGACAAGAAAACTGAAACTAGAGTGAACTGTTTCCTTAGGGTCACACAGCTACAAATGAGAAAGCCTGGGCTGTAACCCAGGTCACCAAGCCCCAGGGTCCACGCACGGAGAAAGGCAGCAAGTCCCGGGGCTGGAAGCTGAATGGGCTCACCAGCTGTCCCTGTCAACTGAGAACTTAGGGGCAACAACTGAAATGGCCAACATTTATAGACCACTTACTATGTGCTAAAGGCTTTGCCTTCTTATTTTaatctggatatatatatatatatgtgtgtgtgtgtgtgtgtgtgtgtatacatattctttttcagattcttatcccttatagattattacaaaatactgagctgagttccccacgctatacagtaggtctggCTCTCttatccccatttgacagatggtgAACCTGAAGCACCATGGTCCGTCTTTCCTCAAGGTCTTGGCACACGCTGTTCCTTCTGCCAGGAACAATCTGTCTTCTCCACCCTGGCTTTCCAGAGTAGGAGGAACAGCTCACTCTTCTGATCTCAGCTCAAATCAGTCAGTCCCATCAGTTACCGGCTCAGAGCCCCTGCCTCGTTCCTTACTTCCGGGTAAGCACAGTTGTGCTCACTTCTGTGaagggcagagaggcctggcacgctggcatccgtggggtcacaaagagttggacaggactgagcgactgaacaacaatgaccacACACTTCTCCGACATCTGCTCAAcaacccaccccccgccccagggGAGTGTGAACTTAGGTGTCCATTCtgttctcctctctctcctgggaCTCCTGAAGGACAGGTGCTCAGTTGTTTACTGAACGGATGAATGAACGAAGGACCAATGGCACACAGGGAGGTCATACCccatgctcaaggtcacagagccagagTCCAAGGACCCAGGAAGGTCACCAAAGGGTGGACGAGGGCTGAGCTGCCTTCAGCGGCTCCCCTCCAGGGGCGATGACCCACCCTACCATGGTAAGGGGCAGACCACTTAAgtgccctcctccaccccctcgCAGCCACTAAGGGGAGCTGGTGTGAGCAGCAGCTGTGCGCCTGTGACAAGACATTGGCCTTCTGCCTGCAGCGGAACCTGAACACCTACGAGAATCACCTGCGTCATCTGTCCAGATGCGAGGACGAAACCCTCGAGTGCCACACCCTCTAGCCTGTCCCCTTGCATCTTGAGCTCTGGGGAAGGCCCCCCCAGGACCACTGGCCACAGCCCCGACCCCTGCCTGGAGCCTTTAAAGCAATCCTGGAAGAGGAAGGGGCTTGCCCTCGCCCCTAGCTACCACTTGCCCCTTGGAACTTCTGAATCTCCCAGGCTGTCTCTTTTGATGGTGGATTGAGATCTTAGGAAAAACCAAGGCCAGGGAGCCGACAgcgggtgtgtgtgtttggggcaaAGCGGTGGGTACTGGGGGCAGGgtctgggggcggggtggggcatgTTCTCCCTTCATGACCActcaccaggcccctccaggctccaccCGCCCCTAAAACACCATCCAAACAGCTGCCAGAGTGGCCTCTGTAAAGGGTGATATGGatctttctgtccatgggactctgctTCTTCAAACCCCAAGGCCCCGAGTCCTgcctccccctccatcccacccctccagtcatcacagaacacaagtgtacctatggcggattcatgctgatgtgtggcagaaaccaacacaatattataaagcaattatcctccaattaaaaagaaataaatgaaaaaaaaaaaaaaccctcaacccCAAGGCTCTGTACATCCAGGACAGGGCGGGGACAGCAGGCATGGTGTCTGGGACCCGTTACTGCCTGGCACTGTGTCCCTCTCCCTTGGAGCCTTGGGGACCCTCGCAGACTTGGCTAATGCTTGTCTTGGACTCATTGCAGCTCTGGTGGCCGAAGCAGTACCCCGAACCCAGAGGGGTTCAGTAAATACTTTTTGAGGCAAGGACTAGACCAAGTTCCCTGGGCTCCAGGTCTGCAGGCCATGGGACTTCTGGGCACTCTTTCCTCTCTGACTGCCATGCATTTGCTCAACCTGGACTTCTGCAGTGACGCTCCTCTGGCCTGCTGTCTCCCAGGTAGCTAAGCCCACCCAAGGCTCCTCAGGGTCCTG of the Bubalus kerabau isolate K-KA32 ecotype Philippines breed swamp buffalo chromosome 3, PCC_UOA_SB_1v2, whole genome shotgun sequence genome contains:
- the LOC129647369 gene encoding group IID secretory phospholipase A2-like — encoded protein: MGLSLLCALLVFAGVVQAEADMLDLNKMVRQVTGKIPIFFYSSYGCYCGFGGQGQPRDATDRCCHEHDCCYGYLEPQNCDYKYDHYDYTFFQGKVQCSTKGSWCEQQLCACDKTLAFCLQRNLNTYENHLRHLSRCEDETLECHTL